A region of the Anolis sagrei isolate rAnoSag1 chromosome 4, rAnoSag1.mat, whole genome shotgun sequence genome:
aggcattttctcctgacatttcgcctgcatctatggcaagcatcctcagaggaagtgaggtctgttggaattaggacaatgggaatggctggggtggggcaaagagctcttccctgctggagctaggtgtgaatgtttcaggcgaaatgtcaggatgtaacgagagcacctgcttgtcctattttgttggattcttttcagtttgtgaaacccgaggatgtggacaagatacttggaggaatgaggcccaccacgtccatcctagacccctgcccatcctggcttctgagagaggccagagggggattggccgagtgggtaacagtggtggtgaatgcctcccttcgggaaggcaagattccagcgagcctaaaacaggctattataaagccgctgttgaagaagccatcactggaccccactaaattggacaactttcggcctgtttccaatctcccctttttgggcaaagtcatggaaagcgtggtggcctcacaactccaggtattcttgagagacacggattatctggatccggcacagtctggtttcagaccggggcatggtaccgagacggtcttggtcgccttagtggatgatctgcggcgggagctagacagggggagtgtgtccctgttggtgctcctggacctctcagcggccttcgataccgtcgaccacggtatccttctggggcgccttgcggaaatgggtcttgggggcattgctttgcagtggctccggtcatttctggagggtcgcacccagaaggtgtcattgggggactcctgttccgcaccacaaccgttgacttgtggggtgccacagggttccatactgtcccccatgctgtttaacatctacatgaagccgctgggtgagatcatccggagtttcggggtgcggtgtcatctgtacgcagatgatgtccaactctgtcactccttcccacctgctactaaggaggctgtcgaggtcctgaaccggtgcctggccgctgtaatggtctggatgagggcgaacaaactgaaactaaatccagacaagacagaggtactcctggtcagtcgcaaggccgaacgggatatagggttacagcctgtgctggacggggtcgcactccccttgaaggcgcaggttcgcagcttgggtgtgaccctggactcatcattgagcctggatccccaggtttcagcggtggccaggggagcatttgcacagcttaggctcgtgcgccagctgcgcccgtatctcgggaagtctgacttggccacggtgatacacgctcttgtcacatcccgcctggattactgcaacgctctctacgtggggctgcccttgaagacggcccggaagctccagctggttcagcgtgcggcagccatgttactaactggagcgggtagcagagagcacacaacgcccttgttgtcccagctccactggctgccgatttgctaccggacccaattcaaggtgctggtcttggcctacaaagccctaaacggttccggcccaaaatacctttctgaccgcatcttggcctacgagcccacgagggccttgagatcgtctggggaggcccttctctcgatcccgcctgcctcacaggcacgcctggcggggacgagagatagggccttctcggtggtggccccccggctgtggaacactctcccagcacacatcagacaggcgccctccctcatgtcctttcgaaaaagccttaagacctggctgttcgagagggcatttaattaagtgctaggCAACAACATTACggcaatgagaactggaatggtataaggaagatgagactggctatgattctactacgagacgaagcggatttttatgtagtttgtatttgtcgtatagttatatgtggTTGATACtggctttgtaactgtctttttatgtgtactgtacaccgccatgagtcgcccataagggctgagaatggcggttaataagtgcatcaaataaataaataaataaataaataaactgaccaccttcattagcatttgaaggcctggctgagcctgggaaaatcttttgttgagaggtgttaagatgtgcctggttgtttcctctctgcaaaCACAGAGAggaaacgcagcgcccaaacacgaatcaaggaacatgaaaggcactgcagactacttcaaccagagaagtcagccatagcagagcacctgatgaaccagcctggacacagcatattatttgagaacacagaaatgctggatcactccaacaaccaccatgtcagactacacagagaagccattgaaatccacaagcatgtggacaatttcatcagaaaggaagagaccatgaaaataaacaaatctggctaccagtattaaaaaactaaaattacaacagcaaaacagcagagaggaaacaaccaggcacatcttaacacctctcaacaaaagattttcccaggctcagccaggccttcaaatgctaatgaaggtggtcagttgaaacattcacacctagctccagcagagaagagctctttgcccaccccagccattccacagatatataaacccattgtcctaattccaacagacctcactacctctgaggatgcttgccatagatgcaggcgaaacgtcaggagaaatgcctctagaacatggccctatagcccgaaaaaacccacaagaacctagtgattccagccatgaaagccttcgacaatacattgtattttcatttgtatatacctttttaaaaactgcatgCTCTAtatcatgcatgggcaaacttttgccctgcaggtgttttggactccaactcccaccattcctaacagcctcaggccctttccttttccccctcagccgcttaagcggctgagggggaaaaggaaggcgcctgaggctgttaggaatggtgggagttggagtccaaaacacctgcagggcaaaagtttgcccatgcctgcactcaACATCCTTTTGTGCATTATGTTTGCCAACATTTCCATTTCTCTGAGCACCTTTTCATACTATCTACACTTTCTACGTGTATTTTGGGGGGGAAATGTTCAAAACTGGGAAGAATGCAAGAGGATTAAATCCTATTTCTTTTGTTCTGGTAAATGTACATTAGGGAAAGTAGtattaaaacataaatgaatagcTTTTATCTCTCTCTACCTGCCTATAAGCAGCTTTGGATTGCAGCAGAGCCAACAGTGGAAGGGAAAGTGTCTCCCCTTTAATTCTCTCTGTGTGCCATTTCTCTGATTAAaacacttatagaatcatagaatcaaagagttggaagagatctcatgggccatccagtccaaccccttgccaagaagcaggaatattgcattcaaatcacccctgacagatggtcatccagccttacctgttttcttttattttaaaatggggCTGTTTAAAATCTTGCTGTTTGGGCACCATCACACAATCATGTTGCAGCATTCAAACTGAAACCCCACCTCCCAAATCAAGTAGTGAAGTAACACGGAAGCTGGGGACAAGGTTTGGGGGGGATAAAGGAAAAGCAATGGTAGGCAGTTGCTAAGGTGCAGACATCCAACTTACATGCAACTCATAGCCCGAAAATGCCTACataaacccagtgattctggccatgaaagccttcaacaatacaactcatagttatttatttatcgtgtcaggagcaaaccaaacagttgtattgaatttttaacaaacaaacaaacaaaacacaaagtttgcaagcttggtagttgattaaatgtcctttgaccagtatctggccacttggagtgcctctggtgttgccgcaaggaggtcctccattgtgcatgtggcggggctcaggttgcgttgcagcaggtggtctgtggtttgctcttctccacactcgcatgttgtggattccactttgtggccccatttcttgaggttgactctgcatcttatggtgccagagcgcagtctgttcagcgccttccaagttgcccaggggggagtctcatttggtatcagccattggttgaggttctgggtttgagcctgccccttttggactctcgcttgctgaggtgttccagcgagtttctctgtagatcttagaaaactatttcttgatttaagtcgttaacGTGCTggcaaacaggggatgagctggagatgtcactgctttggttctttcattattggctgctacttcccagcggatgtcaggtggtgcaataccggctaaatagtttaatttctccagtggtgtagggcgcagacacccagtgacagtgcagcatgtctcattaggagccacatctactgttttagcgtggtgagatgtgttccacactgggcatgcatactaaaTAGGCTGAACTGAGTTGTTCACAGGTGCTGTCCAAAAGCACCCATGCATAATCAGCAGCAGAgtttatagttaagaacagggtacTTTTGGTGTcagggtgacttgagaaacttcaagtcactcctggtgtgagagaattggctgtctgcaaggacattgcccaggggacacccggatgttttgatattttgccatccttgtaaggaaggcaccatccaagccctcccaacagatggccatccagttggaaaggagccccaaaggccacccagtccaacttcaTTTGGtggtaaaggaagacacaatcaatgcCTACCCGagagatggccaaccagttggaaggaagccccaaaggccatccagtccaaccccctttggccccttaaatatgtgtgtgtgtgtgtgtgtctgaccatccacctacctacctacctacattcTATCCATCAaccttctgttccatctatcaGTGTCCCTTCCATATGTCTCTTCTGactattgtttcatgcctggagttcctctgttttctgaggtccacagcaacgtgtgtcaggggacggctagtcatgaTATAAAGTCCCTTCATTTCCCACACAACCTCTGATTGAACAAGCAGTATTCTGTGTGCCTAATGTATAGGGGTTTTTCTTTGTCATTTAGGCCTTCAAAAAATCTAAGGAAGTGATGGACAGGTTTGTCCGGGCTTACAAGCTCATGCTGGGGTTTTACGGAATTGACCTGGTCAACGAAGAAACGGGAGAGCTGAGAAGAGCGGAGAACTGGTGCGAGAGGTTTGAGAACCTCAACCGGTAAGTTGATCCACTAGCTGGACATCTGGATTGTGTTGCATATGCATGCATTTCTCAGTGCTTTTCATTGGATGCCTCAATTATCACACAATTAgcatggtttttgttttgttttgtttgtgtactGTATGGCTCCTGTATCAGCAGGACCATAGCCATGGTTTCATTTGACAAAGTAGGTCACCTCTGGGCATTTTTGTGCTCGTCCAGTGTGATTAtattgagtccccttggggagaaaagggggttataaataaacccaattatcatcatcttcatcatatgGTGTTTCTGCCAGAAATTGTGCtggaagattttatttatttatttatttacagcttttatattccgcccttctcaccccgcaggggactcagggcagattacagtgtacacatatatggcaaacattcaatgccaatttttgacatacaaacatatacagacatacacagaggctatttaacttttctggccgctggggagctgtcgctttcatcgtccatctgcgatgctgatgaagcacttccgcattccctcatccttcccttctggaatgctttgctggagtcttctttatggcctcataaatcagttaatttagcctccccacactttaaggtggtaccttattttcctacttgacagatgcaactgttttttgggttgcaaaggtcgacaacaggctacacacaattggttggaaacccactccaacccgggctggctttgaactcatgaccttttgctcagagtgatcttaatgcagctgacactcagccagctgcgccacaatccctagCATATTCTAAATAGACAATCTTTCTAAACATTTTCTGGATACTTCAGCACTTCTTCTGCCAGATTAGGATTCCCCTGATATGAAGTCTaaccgtgtccgactctggtggcgctcatctccatttctaagtcaaagagctggtgtacgtagacccctccaaggtcatgtgattagtatgattgcatggagcactgttaccgccgaagtggtacctattgatctactcacatttgcatgttttcgaactgctagattaggagaagctggggctaacagcgggacctcaccccactcatagaatcatagagttggaccatccagtccaaccccttgccaagaagcaggaatattggattcaaagcacccctgacagatggccatccagcctctgtttaaaagcttccaaagaaggagcctccaccacactctggggcagagagttccactgctgaacggctctcacagtcaggaagtttgtcctcatgttcagatggaatcgcctttcttgtagtttgaagccattgttccattgcgtcctagtctccagggcagcagaaaacaagcttgttccctcctccctatgacttcctctcatgtatttatacatggctatcacgtctcctctcagccttctcttctttgggctaaacatgcccagatctttaagccacacctcatagggcttgttctccagacccttgatcattttagtcgccctcctctggacactttccagcttgtcaatatctctcttcaattgttttGCCCATAATCGGATACactattctaggtgtggtctaaccaaggcgtaATAGAGGggggcattacttccctagatctagacactatgctcctattgatgcaggccaaaactcCCCGTGTTTGAACTGcctacctttcagtcagcaagttcagcagctcggcgtTCAACCTGCTAGCCCATGAATCAATTTAGCCTTCTGTTATCAATACTGGCTTTTTCTAATAGGTTCTCTTGGGCTTTGCTCATTCATAGGCTTGCCATACATCAGGCTTGCACAACTTGTGGccttccgggtattttggactttagctcccagaattcctgaccattgagcaAACTGGTTGgcgtcccaaacacctggagggcctcagGTTGTACATTGAAGCTTACTTTGATGGCAACCAGACAGTTTCAGATATTGTACAGTATCGAAGTGTTCATTCATTCTTCCCCCTCCTTTGCTCTCCTCTTCTTAGGTACAGCCACAACAATTTACGGATCACTCGCATCTTGAAATGCTTGGGAGAGATGGGATATGAAAACTATCAGGTGCATCTAGTGCAGTTCTTCCTGACAGAGACCTTAGTTCATCACAAGCTCCCCAATGTGATGATGAGCGCCTTAGACTACTTCATGTTCACGGTCCGAAGCAAGGAGAAGCGGCGCGATTTGGTTCATTTTGCGTGGCAGAACTACAAACCCAAGCGGGAGTTCAGCTGGGGTCCACACAAGAAACTCCGGAAATTCAAGGCTAAGACCCTGGAATTGGTGGCCAGCTCCAAGGTGGAGAAAGTCAACGATGAAGACGATAAAGAGGTCCAATTGGAAAGGAAAGTTCTTGCGGAGGAGAGTGGAGCAGAGACTGAAAACCTCAAGGAATCCAAGAAGAGGAAGCTGGAAATGAGCAAATTAAGTGGGGAGTGCAATGGAGTACTGAACAGTCCCACTGATATTGAAAAGATCTCCTGCAATCTCAAAGAGTGCGTGATCGATCAAAAAAGCCTGGGCGGTGGTACAGTTACAGAAGAGACCTCAAGCGCATTGGTGTCTGAAGGAGGCGATAGAAGCGGCGCAAACATAAAGGAGACTGAAACAGTCAGTACGGTGATTAAAAGGCGAAAAATGGAGGAGTTGGCACCGGGAGAGGATGCTGCAAGGATGTCTGAGAAAGAAGATGCCAAGTTGAGACCTTCTAAAGATCAGGAAACAACGTCTTCCGACGTTGAGAAGACCAACAAGGTTTGCcaagatgaaaccaaagtagatGCTGCTCCTCCTGCGACTAATATGGCCGATGGCAAAAGCACAGGCGAGGACTCGCTGGTTGATTCCCAAACAAGTACGGTTAATGATCTTCCACCCATTAGCCATACTGTGGACAAACCTCCTAAACCTGAAACTACCTCTTCACCTGAAAAGGAGGAATCTTTGACCTGTGATAGCCAGCCAGTTGTTGAAAGAGAAGTTGATGCCAAGATAGGTCCGAAAGAGGAGAGCgcggaagaaaaaaaagaggacgATGCGCATAAGAACGTAACGGCAGACCTGGAAAACACTATAGCAAAGCctaaagaaacagaaaacattaTAGAAAAGCctgaagaaacagaaaatactatagcAAAGCCTGAAGAGACAGAAAATACTATAGCAAAGCCTGAAGGAAAATAGCTGCCCCATTTCAGGGTGATGTAGGGTGATGTAGTCCCGCTGGTGCTAAAGGTGCTCACAGGCAGCCTCAGTCTGCAGCTTGTGTGGTTTGTTCTTcccatgtttaaaatatatatatataagtgttTATAAAGCAGGAGGAATCGACCTCAGAAGGCATTGTGGTCTTCGTCAGATTTGAGCAGAGCATACCTGCCCAGTTTGCAAAACTAGAAGTGTTCTTAAAGGTGTTACGAAACCAGGGCGAGTGAAATAGACTTCCAAGTGGTCAGTCACACCCTCCCAGGAGTTTGTGGGAGTgcaaaagaaatactgtttaaaaaaataaaattaaaatgttgtGGTACAGGGAGCGGGCACTTGGTGGGGAAGCACATTTGGGGTTCTGGCTGCCTCTATGCGGCACATGGGCACGTCTCCGTTGTAAACCCAAGTTCTCATGGCTTATGAATTTGGGGTAAAGAAAGCAGTGAAACTTGATATGTTCCGCTCTTTCAAAatgttctctttctgtttctagtTTTTAAATATCTTGAAAAAGTACTGATTTTAAATAGAAAAATGAACATTAAGGGCGAGGtgcaaaaaaatacaattttggcCACTTTGTGGGCACTTTTTCCAGCATTTGTTAAATCAACTTGGTTTGTGTTAAATAAAAGTCTTAACTTTTGGATGCAAAGTTTTGGTAGTCTTCTTCATCTTTCAATTGGTCAGAATCAAGAGGAGGGAAATGCCTTAATCCTCTTGCAAAGCTTTCTTGGCAGGAGAATATTTTGAGACACTGGATAAGAATTATTAAATCTAAGAAGAAACTAGCCATTCATTCCCTCTCCCTTTTAATTTGGAACAACAGTCCCCAATGAATTCTTGGTTTTCCTTCATCTGTTATCTTCCATACATACAACACGATAACTTATAATGCTACTATACTCCTAGATCGAAATTTCAAGTACTTAAAAGGTATCATTTACAAGGTTTTACTATATTaatcataggtaaaggtttccctctaATCAAGTCTAGTCTGACTCAGGGTGGGGTGCTGTTCaaaccatttctaagccaaagagctggcgttgtccataggcacctccaaggtgacgtggccagcatgattgcagggagttccattacctttccacagaagtggtacctattaatctactctaatttgcaatgtttttgaactgctaagttgggggaagctgtggctaacaacaggagctcacccagctcctctGATTCagaccgccaacctttcggtcagcaagttcagctcaggggtttaacacactgtgccaccaggggctccaatatgaATCATAACACATCCACAAGTCAGATCTGTATTGTCATCGCTGTATGTTGGGAAGCTGAAGCCATTTACCTCTAGGTATTTTTAAGGTCTGGAGGTTCCTTTTTTCAATAGGATTCAGCTATCCACAGTCCAGTAATGAATCCTCTGCAAAAATGTGGATAATACTGTATTAAGAGTTCTTTGTTTCAACTtgcaaatcaggacagtaagtaaagaacaacactcagaaaactggggaattccagacaagagggccagctagcacctccctacaaaggcttcccccaggcaggaagcagccaggctttgagggcCAGCTAGCCAGgccggtaaatggaaaaacctccattattcgagatctaatccaggaggaacaagccgacctggcgtgtataacagagacctggttggacgaggggggaggggtgaatctctcccaactatgcccaccaggttactctgtgcagcaccagccaagacccggagggcggggaggaggagtagcagtagtctataaggcaattaaatcagatgaatacgaccagcaggatataagaagtggaattgagaatgagatctatgagttagtgaacgctgaccatgtggggggatgaattgggtttgtatgggggtttttattgattttattgattttattggtattatgtatgaattgtttaactatgaatttgtaataattttgtattgattgttgtgacgcgggcatcaaatggtgcctcgcttttgtaagccgccctgagtcccccccggggtgagaagggcggggtataagaacctgtaataaataaataaaataaatttgaagctgtaaggctattcaatgctaattaagctggccaattgcagcattcaacacttgcctccaacagataagagttctttctcccactggacattccacagatacataaatcttattttactagtttccaacagagctcacaacctctgaggatgcctgccacagatgtgggtgaaatgtcaggagagaatgcttttggaacatggccgtacagtccggaaaactcacaacaacccagagtttGCTGTTATCCACAGTTTTGCATATCCATGCAAAGTTCATGAATTCATCCCCTGCAGATACGGGGATATAACCATATTTGCACATTCAACAGAATTTCAGCCTACTTTTGAGTTGGTGTGCAGGCAGTCAGAAGCCAGCTTGTGGCCTATCAACAACAGTCACATGGGAAAAGAATAGCACAATAAAAAAGTGCAAGGTGTGAGTACCAGGTTTTGTACAATGAGCAATGCTCCAAACTTAAGAGTGCGTATGTTCATCAAAAGTCTCTGCATATATCCCTGAGGGCCTCAGAAGGCCATACTTCTAGAAAAAGGTTCTTGATCTTTCTCATTTGGGGTGGGGCACCATATGTTGTCTTCACCCAAGGAATCTTGGCTATTTGTGGGTATACATTCGTTCAAATAAGCACTGAGTGTAGTCCAAACTTTTGTCCCAGTGGGGAACCCTTCAAACAATTTTCAAAACTTAAGGAATACATGCATAAATATCCACACCTTAAAAGAATTGTCAATCACATACATCATATTTCCCACAGAACCAATTAGATTCCAGGAACACCTGATTGAGCATCCTTAGTTTGCTCTAAAAAGTTACAGGAGATTGATactgcagtagagtcttgcttatccaacataaatgggccagcagaacattggataagcaaaaatgttgaataataatttTCTACTAtggtattttgcactgtttattttacttgaatgttttatttattttattatgttatttttgttgttctgtattttattttgctgtaatgtatctccgggcttggcctcgtgtaagccactccaagtcccctttggggacatggtggcagagtataaataaattattattattattattattattggattaaggaaaagcctattaaacatcaaattacgttatgattt
Encoded here:
- the LOC132773055 gene encoding opioid growth factor receptor, translating into MAARKAAGEGKKEEQASEDSEEEEEEENEEEEEEEELGCCEYDSTWEEEEEEEDAAPARGRLKEAPVASGPKTPEKQSWWSPSSTWASGGQDQRRTNLLSVGFRRCKNTKRRNWMAARDMQKYRRRYPDLEETDVEEAELWNLSFYKNEIRFMPNGLFIDDLLEKWQKDYGILEENHSYIQWLFPLREQGMNWRARLLTCQEIEAFKKSKEVMDRFVRAYKLMLGFYGIDLVNEETGELRRAENWCERFENLNRYSHNNLRITRILKCLGEMGYENYQVHLVQFFLTETLVHHKLPNVMMSALDYFMFTVRSKEKRRDLVHFAWQNYKPKREFSWGPHKKLRKFKAKTLELVASSKVEKVNDEDDKEVQLERKVLAEESGAETENLKESKKRKLEMSKLSGECNGVLNSPTDIEKISCNLKECVIDQKSLGGGTVTEETSSALVSEGGDRSGANIKETETVSTVIKRRKMEELAPGEDAARMSEKEDAKLRPSKDQETTSSDVEKTNKVCQDETKVDAAPPATNMADGKSTGEDSLVDSQTSTVNDLPPISHTVDKPPKPETTSSPEKEESLTCDSQPVVEREVDAKIGPKEESAEEKKEDDAHKNVTADLENTIAKPKETENIIEKPEETENTIAKPEETENTIAKPEGK